TAGAGCGTTCCTCTCAATCAACAATATTTTTTTCTCAATTGACTCCTAATTGAGATAGATGAGACACTTGATGATCTTCTAACAATCTAGAGGGATGGCAAGGTTGAAAATTTTATGGCGGTCCGCACATCATCGGCCAAACTTGACAACCAAGGTTTTATAGAGTGAAATTCAATTGAATATGAATGtccaaatataaaataaatttgcaTTAGTATAGAAAGAGGACAGCCAAAGTTTATTAAAATAATTGCTTTACTCAAGAAATTTGCACTTCATCTCGAAATGCCCAAAGAAAAGATGAATGTTCAAAAGAATTGACAAGCATTGCCATTTTTTTGGGTTAAAAATTTGATTCGTGCATTAATGGGTACAAGATGCATTGCACATTAGGCATGACATTAATAGAATTATATAATCATGCACATTGCTGCCTGTAGCAAGATTCCACCTGCAATCATGGCATAGTCTAGAGACATAAAAATATGATAGCTTATTAGTATCACCaattgtaaaattagttttatacATATTAGGGTGTTCAATTAAGAAAAATAACTAATTTGATTCCCATTTCTTCTGCCCCTCTTTTTTTGCATTTTCAAATCAATATAAGATGATGCAGTGTAGATACACTTACCATGTCAACGGATCAATGGATCATTGACATGTATCTATTAGAGGCTTAGTACTACATGAATGGGGCTCAAACAGTTTGAGGCAAGATCAACAAGTGAGGTATCAACATGTGTCCAATCAATTGGATCAACATAGAAGAGTCATTCTAAGGACAGACTGTCCATGCTTGGGATTATCCAAACATATAGTGTAACTAGTATTTGTCATCTACTCACTCTAAGGTCTATTAAAGAAcggcaaaggcaagggcacttTTGAACTGGCTAACAATCCAAAAATAGTGATCATCCAGGCATAAGGAAGTGCTACCTTGAATCTTTTCACTCTACTAAATCTCCAATTCAACACAAATTTTCCACACAATCTCCACTTTAGCCTAGACTTTCTTCATAAACTTCACCTCAGCCCCATACATCACAACTGCCCCTTGCATCTAAAACCAACCAACATTTACTCAATTGCTTGTGCATAAGCCCGTCATACTAGAACCAAATGCAAACCATCTCAAATGAGGTGCTAACAACTCAGCCAAATTGCATCTCTAGCTGAACAATGCCCACTTTGGGCAAGCATTACCCACCTCAATGGAAGCTAGTAAAGCGAACCCAAACCCATCCTAACCCTAATTCAACTGAAATCTTTGTCACTTTAGTCTCCTCTAGCCCACCACTTAAAACCAAAGTCTGAATTGGATTGAGAGAACTAATGGATTTCTCTAACTGTTGTAATTTCCCTACATCATGGGAAAAAGTGGGTTTCATAAAATTGCACTCAAGAATGTGAAATAAAATAGGGTAACTGCTTATTTAGTTGGTCTAGACAGGAAATAGTGGGTTTCATGTTGCACTCAAGAGGATGAAATAGAACAAAATAAGTGCTTGCTTAGTTGGTCTAGATACAACACTCGTGTATACATGATTCAGTACTTCTTAAGAGCCATTTTAACGAGTTCAGCAAGTGTTAAATCAGTAAATtagcattttaaaaaaaaaaatggatgagCAGAAGACAATTTGCAAAAACgataacaaaagaaacacaaaaagaAAGGTCCAAGAAATCTAATTATTCACATTACAAGATCAGTGGCATCTTCCTCGGTACTAAATTTCTATGCTATTAGCATATTCATCAAAATATAAGACATCAAGAAATAGAGAAGAATGCGGTATTAGAGAGATAAATAGCAGTCACCAGGCTCAATTTCATTTTCTCAACCAACTCGTTGCTGGTCGACTGGCTCTTCCGCTCAAACTCCTTGATCCCCTTCTTGAGGATCCGAATAGGTTCCCACTCCTTccctttctcctcctcctccgccccaTTCCATAGGACCCTCCTCCGGCCCCGGGCTCCGTCTTTGCTGGGATCGAGAACCACCCCAACCTCATCTATCTCGGAGACAACGGCGCTCCTTATGGCGGACAGATCGATCCCGATGGTGGCCTTAGGGGCCCACTTCTCGAGCACCTTCCGGCTGAAGTCGGGCGCGGAGTATGTCTTCCGGAGTTCGGACAACTTGGGTTGGATGCGCTTGACGATCTCGAACTCCGACGGAGAGGAGAAGGCATGGACTGATGACGGAAAGCCAAAGAGGTTCTCGAACTCGCGATCGGCGAGGGTCTTGAGGGAGTTGGCGCGGGAGCGCATGAGACGGAGGTCGGCACCGGCCGAATCGCGCACCTCGCGCCATCCCCGGTAGAAGAAGGACAGAGCCTTCTCCGCCGATCCGGCGCTCGGCGGCGCACTCTCCGCTCCCGGGTCGATCATCATGGCCACGAAGATTCCAGGTTTTCCGTAAAAAACGATTTTATTGGAAGATGCACGGAACGTTAAGGGGTAAGGTGGGGTCTGCAGAGTAAGACACTTGGCGTAGTATGGttggtgagagagttctattccgGATTGTATCCGAGGGAAGTTTTCATCTTGAATCAGTTTAAAACTCTATTTACATTTCCATccctaaaaaataaattatttggaACGAGGCGGACGCTGACCGAGTCTGTTGGCCCGTGCAATTCGTTGAGATctaattaaaatctaaaaaatatatataaaaatttgctTTAAATGCGAATCATTCAATGGTTATTTTGAGCTAGGGAGCTAAATGGGTCATGCCTttgttaaaatttatttcaaatccttatacattttttttcaaaaataaaaacaataattgaaaacttattttaaaactatatTTAAAGGAGGTCGACCTTAATTCTCGATATTTTATTTAGTATCATATTAATTAATTTGGACGAAGCTAAAAATTATATCATGCCTAACATATGCCATGGGTTGTGTAGGTGTTTGCCTAAATAAGCTTGCTGGTGGTGTCATGTAAAAGCAAGAcagttagaaattaaaatttaatatatatatatataaaggataTTTTACTCGACTCTTTTTAAATGCAAGACTGAGATGTCTTGAATTGATTTGAGGCTCCTCAATTGTTGTAAacgatattttttctttttttgcaaCTGTGGCACCTCGATGGCGTCTTAATtgttattagtattttttttgtttatttttttaatttgaaattaagccaATTAAAATTTATCTCTAGGATTCAAGGATTAAATTATAGTattcaagtttaaaaaaattaaatgaataaaattttaaaggCTCGTAGCGCATAATATATAGTATTTAGGTTACGagatttgttttttattttctttgggtTTAGAAGTTaggataaatagaaaatttaacttACCAAGTAAAgtttaaaatcaattaaattattgaaataattatttaagtttgatttagttCCATTAAAATATGATAATACTCATatcaaatcagaaaaaaaaaatattaataataataaaataaaataaaatttatttaaatataaataataatatatcaTGTCATTTAATGGGAtaaaattggattttttttttttgtttgattatttaatttattttatattttaattttatttagttaattagtaaatttaatattataaatttatttattcgagtttgtttgtttatttataaatttgattaaaaaaactattgataaatataattcataaattttattgataaatattaaATAATGTTTGAGAAGAACAATGAAATTCACAATCTTTCTTCAGGCAACTAACTTCTTGAATATACCCCTCCGCCAACTATGCGCGATGTCTAAAGCCAAGTTTGTCCTCCGCATCTTTCCAATCTCAATTGCTTCTTCTTGCCTTCATCTGAATGCGAGGAAGATAGCAGAGTCCATGGTTGGTGCCTACAGCTACATTTTTAGTAGGAAGGTCCACCCAATTGAATTAATTTACAGCTCGACAGCACAGCGGTTCTGCACATGAACCCTAACTGAACAAAAAACTTGAGTGCCTTACGAGACTACTGTCACAGCATGCAGCCACCTGCCTGTTAATAATTTCCAGACAAGAGGGAAAGAGGAAAGCAGAGAGAAACAGAGCAATTTGTTAAAACACTTTTGTAGACTCCAAAGCTGCATAAAGAAATAGGAGTGGTGTTTGCTTTTCAGAAGTATCAGAGCTTTTGTTTTCTTCAATTTGGTGCTTTTTCATGGATGGATGTCTGCTAAAGCAATGGAAAGAGATGCATCTCCTTTGGATCACTTGGCATTGAACGTTGTCTTCATCTGCATCGTCTACAGCTGAGCTGAGCAGAAGAGCCGTAGGGAACGGAAACTTGAATTGGCTTCTACCAGCACAACCTCGTCGGCAGCCGCCGCCTCCGCGGCCCGAGGCGGAGATGGCAACGGGGTGTAGAATTCCGGCGACGGACAAGGCGTAGCGAATGGCGTGTCTTCTTTTTCCTCCTCCTCGGCGTCCTCATCGTGCCCTTCCTCCGCCTCCTCGGCGATGCTGTAGAGGGAGCGCGAGGGTCCCAAGTGCATCTCTTGCCACCGGACGAACTCctgctcctcctcttcctcctcggcCGCCGGATTCGGGGAAGACAGCGGAGGCTTCGGAGGGGCGTGATCTGCGGCGGCAGGCTCGACGCGGGAGCGATGCTTGAAGCAGGGAGCGACGAGGAGGAGGAACGCCCTGCGGGTCCGGCCGGGGGAAGAGCGGCCGAGCTCGGGATCGGTGGAGGGAGCCCGGAGACGGCAGTGGAGAAGGTAGAGGAGCTCAGAGAGCAAGGCAAGAAGAGCGAGAGAGAGGAGGGAGACGAGAGCGAAGTAGAGCGCAGTCATGGCGTGCGAGGAGAGTTGAGAGAGAGAGGCGGAGTCGAGACAGACGGCACGCGAGTTGGATTGTGTTAAAAACAGAGAAGGCTTTAAATGGGGCCGCGTGGATTGCACGTGAGGTGACCACTTTTTGTATAGGGTGCTAATTGTTGGCGAAAAGAAAATTTCATGGGAGAAAAAAATTATGGAAGAGTAGGAGAATAAAAAGAAAGTGcttcatttattttattaatgaaaaaggtatatatttataaatttattgaataacactaataaaataattttgttttaattctatctTCACGAGACTCTTATCTTTATCATGATACATCATCAAATTCTATCCTATCACAAACTCTCATCAATAATTGCCACCTCATCATTCTATCTTCATAAACTTTTATTAATAAGTTTTttctctaaaaataaaatataattctcAACACCCCTCAACTTGATTTTGTGACTCAAAACAAATATCacattttgatgaagtcttcaaatttgagtgactttgtaaagatgtcagcaacTTGATCTTTAGTATTCACATAGACTAGTTCCACATCTTTGTTTTTCACATATTCGCGAATAAAATGAAAGCAAACATCAATATTCTTACTTCTTTGATGATATACAGGATTCTTCCTAATGCAATTGTCGATTTGTTATTAATGCAaatttgagttgtttcattttgttcaaatttTATCTCCTTTAGCAAGCTTAGCCATATAGCATAACTAACATATGAGGATGCTGCAGTGTACTCTGCTTCACAAGTGGAAAAAGTAAcaataggtttttttttttttttgacatccaAGAAAATGTTGTATCTCTAACGAAGAATGCAAAGCCGGAAGTGTTTCTCCGCTCATCACAGTCTCCACCCCAATCACTATCCGGTCGAGTGCAAGTTAGGTACCGCAAGCTTCCCACCAAGCTTTTGAAACGTGTGGGATCAATCGTCTTTCCTTCGTCACTTTTGGATAGCTTTGTTCCACAGTCCACCGGTATGTTAATTGGATTACAATCATCCATTCTAAATCTCTTAAGGACCTCCTTTGCATATTGTTTTTGAGTCATAAATAGGTCATCAACTCCTTGTTTCACCTCCAAGTCAAGAAAGTAGGACATAAGTCCCATATCAGTCATATCAAATGCTTTTCCCATAGCTTCCTTAAAAAGTTTTATCATTTGATGTGAACTTCCTATCAAAATTAGATTATCTACATATTATGATACCAATAAGATGTTATCATTATCTGCTCTTACATAAAGAGCATGCTCATAAGAGCATTACATAAAGTCATTTTCTTTGACATATGCATCAATTCTTGAATTTCATGCTCTCGGTGCTTGCTTCAAGCCATAGAGAGTTTTGTTCAATTTCAACACCTTTCTTTCTTGCCCCATCTTGATGTAACCAGCCGGTTGCTCAAGATAGACTTCTTCTTCTAAGTAGCTATTAAGAAATATCGATTTGACATCAAGTTGAAATATTTGCCACTTTAGTTGAGCAGCTAAAGAGATTATCAACCTTATAGTTTCTATTCGGGCAACGGAAGCAAACACTTCTTCGTAGTCAATGTCAGCCTTTTGTTTGTAGTCTTTTGCCACAAGTCGCGCTTTGTACTTTTCTATttctccttgagcatttttcttcACTTTATAAACTCACTTCACACCAATGGGTTTATGGTCATTGGGAAAAGTAGTAAGATGTCAAGTTTCATTCTTCTCAATTGCCTTCATCTCTTCATCCATGGCTTTCTTCCATTTGTTATTTTTAATAGCTTCTTCAAAAGATACAATCTCTTCATTAGCATAAAGACAAATGAGATTAACTGGAGTTGTCACCTCATATAATTCTTGAAGACTCCTTGTCTTTTGTGGTGGAGGATTTTCTCCATCCGAGGATGATGAAGAAGTAGGCGACGGTGGTGGAGTTAGTTCTTTATCCTTCACTTGTTCTTTTTCTTAAAATTCAACATCTCTACTTATGATAATCATTCTGTTCACTGGATTATAGAGTTTGTAAGCCTTCGATCTTGCATCATAGCCAATGAAAATGCAAGGTAAGCTTTTGTCATCAAGCTTCATTTTTCTTTGATCCGGAATGTGTGCATAGGCAATACACCAAAAAATCTTCAAATGAGATACATATGGCTTGTATCCGGTCCATGCTTCTTGAGGTGTAATTCCTTCTAGATTCCTTGTAGAAGATTTATTTAGCAAATACATCGCACAGTTTacggcttcagcccaaaattcttTAGGCACTTCTTTTGTTTTTAGCATACTCTGAACTATGTCAAGAATAGTTCGGTTCTTCctttcagcaactccattttgttgaggggagtAAGGTGCGGTTAAAGGCCTCCAGATGCTATGATTTTTGCagcatttttcaaattttttgagatgaattcaccaccatgatttGACCGCATTGCCTTGATAGTATAGCCAGATTGATTTTCTACCAATCCTTTGAATTCCTTAAACTTCTCAAAAGCATCATCTTTATTCATCAAAAGATAGACCCAAGTTTTCCTGTTGTAATCATCAATAAAGGTTAGAAAATATCGACGACCTCCAAAGGAGGTCGGAGtgattatcatgtcggactaagtccacatgcagggtttacatgataatccttatgagcttctcaaggggacatcatcaacctaaataaataggacacagtttccttttataatcaacaacacatcatataaatgatATTatctctcaacttatcgggcctattgatttaacgaataaatctcacccattgataagttaaagaaataaatactaagtatatgtgtttgttattatatcaggattaagagtacgcacatccataataataaaggttctatttttttatatagttagtataaatcgaacaacctcaaatgatccgttcaatacacacataatgtactagtataattttataattaagacaaactaatatcaaattacactacaactgttacAATGATTTGcctctatccatcttggttgtgagctactatttataatttataaggaaccgataacatgattttctatgtgacaccacacactatgtcatctacaatataaattaaatggacaactgcatcgacatatatataaatataaaatgcaaacatttgaccaaagtggttttcatttcaaaatatctcaaaaatcgatgttcatacaaaagttaggtttatagtatacatcccaacaatctcccacttatactaaaagactatgctgtcatatatgctgccatacatctgattctcatcccatcaacatgcccatcaaaagatctcaccggaagggccttagtgaaaggatctgtcaggttatctgctgatgcaatcttggcgataacaacttctcctcggtttacgatgtctcgtatcaggtggtacttgcgctcaatgtgtttacttgccttatgggctcatggttccttcgagtttgctactgcaccactattatca
This region of Zingiber officinale cultivar Zhangliang chromosome 9A, Zo_v1.1, whole genome shotgun sequence genomic DNA includes:
- the LOC122019094 gene encoding uncharacterized protein LOC122019094, which codes for MTALYFALVSLLSLALLALLSELLYLLHCRLRAPSTDPELGRSSPGRTRRAFLLLVAPCFKHRSRVEPAAADHAPPKPPLSSPNPAAEEEEEEQEFVRWQEMHLGPSRSLYSIAEEAEEGHDEDAEEEEKEDTPFATPCPSPEFYTPLPSPPRAAEAAAADEVVLVEANSSFRSLRLFCSAQL